A part of Olleya sp. Bg11-27 genomic DNA contains:
- a CDS encoding CDP-alcohol phosphatidyltransferase family protein gives MSKLPQAHKFIDLSDYGRPIARVIANRLKHTQFTPVHVTLAFIVSGLIAIYCIIMGYYWTAAFFIICKSILDAADGELARVKQTPSYTGRYLDSVADILLNAIIFSAIWYITETPIWLTILAFLGIQLQGTLYNYYYVILRNKFDGDTTSRIFESKTPLALTGEKQSHVNTLFKLYTLLYGGFDKTIYFLDPRAAYGKIFPKWLMTSISTFGLGFQLLIIAILLVSGLKDHIIPFFVGYSGMIFIFIAIRKLFYK, from the coding sequence ATGTCAAAATTACCACAAGCGCATAAATTTATTGATCTTTCGGATTACGGAAGACCTATTGCCAGAGTTATTGCCAATCGTTTAAAACACACCCAATTTACACCAGTCCATGTAACCTTAGCTTTTATAGTCTCTGGACTAATTGCTATTTACTGTATTATAATGGGCTATTATTGGACCGCTGCTTTCTTTATAATATGTAAATCTATACTTGATGCTGCAGATGGCGAGTTGGCTAGAGTCAAACAAACCCCCTCATATACGGGACGCTATTTAGACTCGGTTGCAGATATTTTATTAAATGCTATTATTTTTAGTGCCATTTGGTATATCACAGAGACTCCTATTTGGTTAACTATACTAGCCTTTTTAGGAATACAATTACAAGGAACGTTGTATAATTACTATTATGTTATTTTAAGAAATAAATTTGATGGTGATACGACAAGTCGCATTTTTGAATCCAAAACCCCATTAGCTTTAACTGGCGAAAAACAAAGTCATGTTAATACTCTTTTTAAACTATACACGCTATTATATGGTGGTTTTGATAAAACCATTTACTTTTTAGATCCACGAGCAGCCTATGGAAAAATATTTCCAAAATGGTTGATGACTAGTATTTCGACCTTTGGTTTAGGCTTTCAATTATTGATTATAGCTATATTATTAGTTTCAGGATTAAAAGACCATATCATTCCTTTTTTTGTTGGCTATTCTGGAATGATTTTTATTTTTATAGCTATCAGGAAAT